In Gammaproteobacteria bacterium, the following proteins share a genomic window:
- the glcE gene encoding glycolate oxidase subunit GlcE, which produces MPDNDLSSALQTALQTAQRDNTPLNLNGGGSKAFYGRLRSGQTLDINAHRGVVNYAPEELVITVRSGTPLARVEALLADKQQMLPFEPPHFGTTASIGGTVACGLSGPARPYRGAVRDHLLGCRIINGKGEQLKFGGEVMKNVAGYDVSRLMVGAQGTLGLLLEVSIKVLPMPKQNLTLCLEQNEDEALQTFSRLANQPLPLSAASHYQGVSYLRLSGSEAGVAAARAAIGGEELDNAAHFWQQEREQKHDFFANPEQPLWRFSLPPASAPLALPEQYLSWGGAQRWLRGDHDAALLRQLAQQHGGHAELFRGDSREADNLPPLEPGLLKLHQQVKHAFDPQGILNPGRLYQKI; this is translated from the coding sequence ATGCCTGATAACGACCTCAGCAGCGCCTTGCAAACGGCGCTGCAAACCGCCCAACGCGACAACACCCCGCTCAACCTCAATGGCGGTGGCAGCAAAGCCTTTTATGGCCGTTTGCGCAGCGGCCAAACACTCGACATCAACGCGCATCGCGGCGTGGTCAACTACGCTCCTGAAGAGCTGGTGATCACCGTTCGTTCTGGCACCCCGCTGGCGAGAGTCGAAGCGTTGCTGGCAGACAAACAGCAGATGCTGCCCTTTGAACCACCGCACTTTGGCACAACAGCCAGCATCGGCGGTACCGTTGCCTGCGGCCTTTCTGGGCCTGCTCGCCCCTATCGCGGTGCAGTGCGCGATCATCTGCTCGGCTGTCGAATCATCAATGGCAAAGGAGAGCAGCTCAAGTTTGGTGGCGAGGTAATGAAAAACGTCGCCGGATACGATGTCTCACGCCTGATGGTCGGCGCACAGGGCACACTTGGCCTGCTGCTGGAGGTCTCGATCAAAGTCCTGCCAATGCCCAAACAAAACCTCACCCTCTGCCTAGAGCAAAACGAAGATGAGGCTCTTCAGACCTTTTCCCGCTTAGCCAATCAGCCCCTACCCCTGAGTGCCGCCAGCCATTATCAAGGCGTCAGCTACCTGCGTCTCAGTGGCAGCGAAGCGGGCGTTGCAGCGGCCAGAGCAGCCATTGGCGGTGAAGAGTTGGACAATGCCGCCCATTTTTGGCAACAAGAGCGCGAGCAGAAACACGACTTTTTTGCCAATCCAGAACAGCCCTTATGGCGATTCTCCCTACCACCGGCCAGCGCACCGCTGGCACTGCCAGAGCAGTATCTAAGCTGGGGCGGCGCACAACGCTGGCTGCGCGGCGATCACGACGCCGCGCTGCTGCGCCAACTGGCTCAGCAGCACGGCGGTCATGCCGAGCTGTTTCGTGGTGACAGCCGTGAAGCGGACAACCTACCACCGCTGGAACCTGGCTTGCTCAAACTTCACCAGCAGGTCAAACACGCCTTTGATCCGCAGGGCATTTTAAATCCCGGTCGCCTCTACCAAAAGATCTAA
- the glcF gene encoding glycolate oxidase subunit GlcF, translated as MQTQLAPFAKNSKAGRRAEEILRQCVHCGFCTATCPTYQLLGDELDGPRGRIYLIKQFLEGQTTGEKTRSHLDRCLHCRSCETTCPSGVEYGQLLEIGKQMLDETAPRSTFEQLTRKGLAYALSDKKRFSALLKVAAISKPFLPKTLKNKLPKAISEAGNWPSKQHPRTMLILDGCVQPSLSPNINSATARILDRLGITLIRLERDGCCGAVNQHLGQLKNAKMQMKQNIDLWWPEIEAGAEALVTTASGCGAFIQQYAEHLADEPEYADKAKKLVALCKDIAEIVNNEDLQKITLKQSQDNISYHPPCTLQHWQQQPQLVEKLLSRLGFKINPLKDGHLCCGSAGTYAITQPKLSQQLQERKLAQLTCHPTEMIVSANIGCINHLQAGCDIPVKHWVELLDEVV; from the coding sequence ATGCAAACTCAACTCGCCCCTTTTGCCAAAAACAGCAAGGCCGGTCGCCGCGCCGAAGAGATTCTCCGTCAGTGTGTGCATTGCGGTTTTTGCACCGCCACCTGCCCCACCTACCAACTGCTCGGCGACGAGCTGGACGGCCCTCGGGGACGCATCTATCTAATCAAGCAGTTTTTAGAAGGTCAAACGACCGGCGAAAAAACCCGCAGCCATCTGGATCGCTGTCTGCACTGCCGCAGTTGCGAGACCACCTGCCCTTCTGGGGTTGAGTACGGGCAGTTGCTGGAGATCGGCAAACAGATGCTTGATGAAACCGCCCCTCGCAGCACCTTTGAACAGTTAACTCGTAAAGGCTTAGCCTACGCCCTGAGCGATAAAAAACGCTTTTCAGCACTGCTCAAAGTGGCGGCCATCAGCAAGCCCTTTCTGCCCAAAACGCTAAAAAACAAACTGCCCAAAGCGATCAGCGAAGCGGGTAACTGGCCGAGCAAGCAGCACCCACGCACCATGCTGATCCTTGATGGTTGTGTGCAACCGAGCCTCAGCCCCAACATCAACAGCGCCACTGCGCGCATTTTAGATCGCCTCGGCATCACGCTTATTCGACTTGAACGAGATGGCTGCTGTGGTGCCGTCAATCAGCATCTGGGGCAACTTAAAAACGCTAAAATGCAGATGAAACAAAACATCGACCTCTGGTGGCCAGAAATTGAAGCGGGAGCCGAGGCGCTGGTGACCACCGCCAGTGGCTGTGGCGCGTTTATTCAACAGTACGCCGAACATTTGGCCGACGAACCGGAGTACGCTGACAAAGCGAAAAAATTGGTCGCTCTCTGCAAAGACATTGCCGAGATCGTCAACAATGAAGATCTGCAAAAAATCACACTGAAACAGTCTCAAGACAACATCAGCTATCACCCTCCCTGCACTTTGCAGCATTGGCAACAGCAACCGCAGTTGGTGGAAAAATTATTGTCGCGGCTGGGATTTAAGATCAACCCACTAAAAGATGGCCACCTCTGCTGTGGTTCAGCAGGCACCTACGCCATCACTCAACCGAAACTCTCGCAACAACTGCAAGAGCGCAAATTAGCACAGCTCACCTGCCATCCCACGGAGATGATTGTTTCGGCCAATATTGGCTGCATTAATCATTTGCAAGCAGGCTGTGATATTCCGGTGAAACATTGGGTTGAGTTATTGGATGAGGTTGTTTGA
- a CDS encoding DUF4426 domain-containing protein: MTATRIIQSLSSLLLLSLLSFNSHAGGQINFGTYVIHYNAINTEILDRTVAKSYGIKRSKYRGMMNIAVIKKTAGTIGVPVKATITAYARNLNGQIHPMELRELHEQSAIYYIAEFTVQQHEVLNFVINVTPEKTGPSIPINFSQQFFTD, encoded by the coding sequence ATGACAGCCACCCGCATCATCCAAAGCCTATCTAGCCTTTTACTTCTGTCTTTACTCAGCTTCAACAGCCACGCAGGAGGCCAGATCAATTTTGGCACCTACGTCATTCACTACAATGCCATTAACACCGAAATCTTGGATCGCACCGTGGCCAAAAGTTACGGCATCAAACGCAGCAAATATCGCGGCATGATGAACATTGCCGTGATCAAAAAAACCGCCGGTACCATCGGCGTACCGGTTAAAGCCACCATCACCGCCTACGCCCGCAACCTCAATGGCCAAATCCACCCGATGGAACTGCGCGAACTGCACGAGCAAAGCGCGATTTATTACATTGCCGAATTCACCGTACAGCAACACGAAGTACTCAATTTCGTTATCAACGTCACCCCAGAAAAAACCGGCCCCAGCATCCCCATCAACTTCAGCCAACAGTTTTTCACTGACTGA
- a CDS encoding cytochrome c3 family protein: MNFNLIKKRSLSLLFSVLFACFLLPIELRAAENKAEIVLPEGEYDGIEVSQPIDFPHNIHVKDNKINCLYCHTYARRSKVAGIPPTSKCIGCHKIIATDKPEIQKLQQFWDKGISPPWKKVHDMPDFVHFTHEVHLKKFIFDPDFPIQKAGEVCGVCHGDIASMTTARKVKPLTMGWCVECHENNGGPGDCWTCHK, from the coding sequence ATGAATTTTAATCTTATTAAAAAGCGTTCTTTATCCCTCCTTTTTAGCGTGCTGTTTGCCTGTTTTCTGTTGCCCATTGAGTTAAGAGCGGCAGAAAATAAGGCAGAAATAGTGCTGCCAGAGGGTGAGTATGATGGCATTGAAGTGTCTCAGCCAATTGATTTTCCTCATAATATCCATGTAAAGGATAATAAGATCAACTGCCTCTACTGTCATACTTATGCCCGTCGCAGCAAAGTGGCGGGTATCCCACCGACGAGTAAATGCATCGGTTGTCATAAAATCATTGCCACAGACAAGCCCGAGATTCAAAAGCTGCAACAGTTTTGGGATAAGGGCATCTCGCCGCCTTGGAAGAAAGTCCATGACATGCCCGACTTTGTGCACTTCACTCATGAAGTACACCTTAAAAAATTCATTTTTGACCCTGATTTCCCGATTCAGAAAGCAGGTGAAGTGTGTGGTGTCTGTCATGGCGACATTGCAAGCATGACAACGGCGCGCAAGGTCAAGCCGCTGACCATGGGTTGGTGTGTTGAGTGTCATGAAAATAACGGCGGTCCTGGGGATTGTTGGACGTGTCACAAGTAG
- a CDS encoding FAD-linked oxidase C-terminal domain-containing protein: MSQLESTTAPLSDAARESFLSALKIILPAEALLHEAEDLRPYECDGLSAYRNLPLAVALPATLEQLQETLKICHQMQIPVVARGAGTGLSGGALPHSQGLLLSLAKFNQILEIDQANLSARVQPGVRNLAISEAVAHLDLYYAPDPSSQIACSIGGNVAENSGGVHCLKYGLTLHNVMEVNIVTIEGELITLGGASLDTPGYDLLATIVGSEGLLGIIVEVRVKLIPKPATIQVLLAAFNQLNDAGSAVAAIIAAGIIPAGLELMDKLSLQAAEDFVHAGYPTNAAAILLCELDGAEAEVGQQVEEVRHLLQMHGANEVRLARDEQERQQFWKGRKAAFPAVGRLAPDYYCMDGTIPRSRLSEVLEKMAQLSEQYQLPVANVFHAGDGNLHPLILYDANNDGELEKAEQFGGDILELCVAVGGTITGEHGVGIEKINQMCVQFNNLELLQFHALKAAFDPSGLLNPGKAVPTLHRCAEFGAMHVHHGELPFPDLPRF, translated from the coding sequence ATGAGCCAACTTGAATCCACCACTGCCCCCCTCAGTGACGCAGCACGAGAATCGTTTTTAAGCGCCCTCAAAATAATCCTGCCAGCAGAAGCGCTGCTGCATGAGGCGGAAGATCTGCGCCCCTACGAATGCGATGGCCTCAGCGCCTATCGCAACTTGCCGCTGGCCGTTGCATTACCTGCAACACTGGAGCAACTGCAAGAGACCCTAAAAATCTGCCACCAAATGCAGATCCCCGTGGTGGCTCGTGGCGCAGGTACCGGCCTCTCCGGCGGTGCGCTGCCACACTCACAGGGGCTGTTGCTCAGTCTGGCCAAGTTCAATCAGATCTTAGAGATTGACCAAGCCAACCTCAGCGCCCGCGTGCAGCCTGGCGTACGTAATCTGGCCATCAGCGAAGCGGTGGCGCATCTGGATCTCTACTACGCCCCTGATCCCAGCTCGCAGATCGCCTGCAGCATCGGCGGCAATGTGGCAGAGAACTCCGGTGGCGTTCACTGCCTCAAATACGGCCTCACTCTGCACAACGTCATGGAAGTGAACATCGTCACCATCGAAGGTGAACTGATCACCCTCGGTGGCGCAAGCTTGGACACCCCCGGTTACGACCTGCTCGCCACCATCGTCGGCTCCGAAGGTCTGCTCGGCATCATTGTCGAAGTGCGGGTCAAGCTGATCCCCAAACCGGCCACCATCCAAGTGTTGTTGGCCGCCTTTAACCAGCTCAACGACGCGGGCAGCGCCGTCGCTGCCATCATTGCGGCGGGCATCATTCCAGCGGGTTTGGAACTGATGGACAAACTCTCCCTGCAAGCAGCAGAGGATTTTGTCCACGCCGGTTATCCCACCAATGCCGCCGCCATTTTGCTCTGTGAGTTGGACGGCGCTGAGGCCGAAGTGGGTCAACAAGTCGAAGAGGTCAGACACCTGCTGCAAATGCACGGGGCCAACGAAGTACGACTGGCACGGGACGAACAAGAACGCCAACAGTTTTGGAAAGGCCGTAAAGCCGCCTTCCCAGCGGTGGGGCGATTGGCTCCCGACTACTACTGCATGGACGGCACCATCCCGCGCTCCCGTCTTTCAGAGGTGCTGGAAAAAATGGCTCAGCTCTCCGAGCAGTACCAACTGCCGGTGGCCAACGTCTTTCATGCCGGTGACGGCAACCTGCATCCACTGATTCTTTACGACGCCAATAACGACGGTGAACTAGAGAAAGCCGAGCAGTTTGGCGGTGATATTCTCGAACTCTGCGTGGCCGTCGGTGGCACCATCACCGGCGAGCACGGCGTGGGCATCGAGAAGATCAATCAGATGTGTGTGCAGTTCAACAACCTTGAGTTGCTGCAATTTCACGCCCTCAAAGCCGCCTTTGACCCCAGTGGCCTGCTCAATCCAGGCAAAGCCGTACCAACGTTGCACCGCTGCGCTGAGTTTGGCGCTATGCACGTTCACCACGGCGAACTGCCCTTCCCTGACCTGCCACGTTTTTAA
- a CDS encoding DUF2288 domain-containing protein, which produces MSEKIAAENDTDVELKELLNGQTGKLSWQELQRHFARGSVIIVAAELDMIQVGIKIIEDDKQQVEAWLNSGQMTRATDDHARDWQAKEPHPEFWSTVVAPWVLVQAFLEQ; this is translated from the coding sequence ATGTCTGAAAAAATTGCTGCTGAAAACGACACCGATGTCGAACTCAAAGAACTGCTGAATGGCCAAACGGGAAAACTGAGCTGGCAAGAGCTGCAACGCCACTTTGCCCGAGGATCAGTTATTATCGTCGCCGCCGAACTGGACATGATTCAGGTTGGCATCAAGATCATCGAAGATGACAAACAACAGGTCGAAGCGTGGTTAAACAGCGGCCAAATGACCCGCGCCACCGATGACCACGCCCGCGACTGGCAAGCAAAAGAACCCCACCCCGAATTTTGGAGTACCGTGGTTGCCCCGTGGGTGTTGGTACAGGCCTTCCTCGAACAGTAG
- a CDS encoding class I SAM-dependent rRNA methyltransferase codes for MSQLPPLRLKKQEENRLKAGHLWIFSNEIDTKQTPLSGFTAGEAVEIQTHKGQVIGSGYINPHSLICARLLSRDPKHPWSASLLVHRLNVALSLRDLRYPDPYYRLIFGEADLLPGLVVDRYGDTLVVQLTTAGMELMKADVLTALEKVLHPKVILLRNDSPIRNYEKLPSYVETVLGEMPEHLLIKENGLSFEVPFQEGQKTGWFYDQRENRAKLAPYVKGKRVLDVYSYMGGWGVTAAALGASDVTCVDSSQTALDYVHHNAALNGQTDNVQTLQGDAQEAMKELRQQREKFDVVIIDPPAFIKKKVDFRPGIKGYRKINQQAMQLTAKDGILVSASCSHHLPRQVLQKIMQESAVHLDRNLQILEHGYQGPDHPIHPAIPETEYLKVIYSRVLSRH; via the coding sequence ATGAGCCAACTGCCCCCACTGCGACTGAAAAAACAGGAAGAGAACCGCCTTAAAGCGGGACACCTATGGATTTTCAGCAATGAAATTGATACCAAACAGACCCCTCTAAGTGGTTTCACTGCCGGTGAAGCGGTGGAGATCCAAACCCACAAAGGCCAAGTGATTGGCAGCGGTTACATCAACCCCCACTCGCTGATCTGCGCGCGCCTGCTGAGCCGCGACCCCAAACACCCGTGGTCCGCTTCCCTGCTGGTGCATCGACTCAACGTGGCGCTCTCTCTGCGCGATCTGCGTTACCCCGATCCCTACTACCGTTTGATCTTTGGCGAAGCGGATCTGCTCCCCGGGCTGGTGGTGGATCGTTACGGCGACACCCTCGTGGTGCAGCTCACCACCGCCGGAATGGAGTTGATGAAAGCCGACGTGCTCACCGCACTGGAAAAAGTCCTGCACCCCAAGGTGATTTTGCTGCGCAACGACAGTCCGATTCGCAACTACGAAAAACTGCCCAGCTACGTTGAAACCGTCTTGGGCGAAATGCCCGAACACCTGCTGATCAAAGAGAACGGTTTGAGTTTTGAGGTGCCGTTTCAAGAAGGGCAAAAAACCGGCTGGTTCTACGATCAACGAGAAAATCGCGCCAAACTGGCACCTTACGTCAAAGGCAAACGGGTCTTGGATGTCTACAGTTACATGGGCGGCTGGGGTGTGACCGCAGCAGCCTTGGGTGCCAGCGACGTGACCTGCGTCGATTCCTCACAAACGGCGCTCGATTATGTGCATCACAACGCCGCCCTCAACGGCCAAACCGACAACGTGCAAACCCTGCAAGGCGATGCCCAAGAGGCGATGAAAGAGCTTCGCCAACAGCGGGAAAAATTCGATGTAGTGATCATCGACCCACCGGCCTTTATCAAGAAAAAGGTCGATTTCCGTCCGGGGATCAAAGGCTATCGCAAGATCAATCAGCAAGCGATGCAACTGACCGCCAAAGACGGCATCTTGGTCTCCGCCTCCTGCTCCCACCACCTGCCACGCCAAGTGCTGCAAAAAATCATGCAAGAGAGCGCCGTGCATCTGGATCGAAATCTGCAAATTTTAGAGCACGGCTATCAAGGCCCCGATCATCCCATTCACCCCGCTATTCCAGAGACGGAATATCTGAAAGTGATTTACAGTCGAGTTTTGAGTCGACATTAA
- a CDS encoding type II toxin-antitoxin system RelB/DinJ family antitoxin — MKTKILSTRIDLDTKTAFTHICDEVGLSPSQAITLFAKAVINYGGIPFELKARQPNEKTISAMNELIQGQGTKADSIDTLVAELNEEFKAPQLLRN, encoded by the coding sequence ATGAAAACTAAAATACTCAGCACTCGTATTGACCTCGATACCAAGACCGCTTTTACGCATATATGCGATGAAGTCGGCCTGAGTCCCTCACAAGCGATAACGCTCTTTGCTAAGGCCGTCATCAATTACGGTGGCATTCCTTTCGAGTTAAAAGCCCGCCAACCCAATGAAAAAACCATCTCAGCTATGAATGAGCTTATTCAGGGTCAAGGCACCAAAGCTGACTCTATTGACACCCTTGTTGCTGAATTGAATGAAGAATTTAAAGCACCTCAACTACTGAGGAATTAG
- a CDS encoding ABC transporter ATP-binding protein — MTSPLTIQNLNKTRGDQVLLRNLNLQLQSGEIFALVGLNGAGKTTLIKIILDLVHSDFGFIALSGVCNVQSQARDNLAYLPECFSAPSYLKVNEFLFYMLGLYQQPICEIELSALLRHFALDEAFLNKRVITLSKGTMQKVGLILMLLSQKPLLLLDEPMSGLDPLARMALKTSLRELKQRGQTVLFSSHLLLDVEQLCDRVGILHHGELLFCGSVEQCLAEYEADNMGLAFLAAVAGVGG; from the coding sequence ATGACCTCTCCTCTTACGATTCAAAATCTCAACAAAACACGTGGTGATCAAGTGCTGCTGCGTAATCTAAACCTGCAACTTCAATCCGGTGAAATTTTCGCTCTGGTGGGTCTGAATGGCGCGGGCAAAACCACTTTGATCAAGATCATCTTGGATCTGGTTCACAGTGACTTTGGTTTCATTGCCCTCTCTGGGGTATGCAACGTGCAGTCTCAAGCGCGGGATAATTTGGCTTATCTGCCCGAGTGCTTTTCTGCCCCCTCTTATCTGAAGGTGAATGAGTTCCTCTTTTACATGTTGGGTCTCTATCAGCAGCCGATCTGTGAAATTGAGCTGTCGGCTTTGTTGCGTCATTTTGCTTTGGATGAGGCTTTTCTGAATAAGCGTGTGATCACGCTCTCCAAAGGCACGATGCAGAAGGTGGGTTTGATTTTGATGCTGTTGAGCCAAAAACCGCTGCTGTTGTTGGATGAACCCATGAGCGGTTTAGACCCCTTGGCGCGTATGGCACTGAAAACGTCGTTGCGGGAGTTGAAGCAGCGAGGTCAGACGGTGTTGTTTAGCTCTCATTTGTTACTGGATGTGGAGCAGCTCTGTGATCGCGTTGGTATTTTGCACCACGGTGAGTTGCTGTTTTGCGGTTCGGTTGAGCAGTGTCTTGCAGAGTATGAGGCTGACAATATGGGGTTGGCATTTTTGGCAGCGGTGGCTGGAGTGGGAGGTTAA
- a CDS encoding methyl-accepting chemotaxis protein, with translation MIFKRYKQSYLAAQETIQQLETRLQEAEQENQQLTSHQAQLQQSCDEQQLKLTACEGIYQNLEAFNSSFLESQQSISSLATDLKLGKQQVTNISGISITARHSVERLADKINNMAIDTSNTAEIVVTLSQRAEDIGSIISLIQDVSDQTNLLALNAAIEAARAGDQGRGFAVVADEVRTLAKRTNEATSEISTLVGQIQEETSKARIKIDKVSQRSDTFQSEGQNAVGNIGKLINISQNIEGVVASGALRSFIETVKLDHLIFKFGIYRVFMGIASTHSHELTNHTGCRLGRWYYEGDGAESFSHLPGYKEIEQPHQEMHHWGSMAIDSFHRSESESGLKALGEMEKASTTLIQQLERVAASGEMDPKLLLPKNNDDEFNEEITSYG, from the coding sequence ATGATTTTTAAGCGGTACAAGCAGAGTTATCTGGCAGCCCAAGAGACCATTCAGCAGCTGGAAACACGTTTGCAGGAAGCAGAGCAGGAGAACCAACAGCTGACATCACATCAGGCTCAACTGCAACAAAGCTGCGATGAACAACAACTGAAACTGACCGCCTGCGAAGGCATTTATCAAAACCTAGAAGCCTTCAACAGCTCCTTTTTGGAGTCGCAACAGTCCATCTCCAGCTTGGCCACCGACCTCAAACTGGGCAAACAGCAAGTCACCAACATCTCGGGGATCTCCATCACTGCCCGTCACTCCGTCGAGCGTCTGGCGGATAAAATCAACAACATGGCCATTGATACCAGCAACACCGCTGAAATCGTCGTCACCCTCAGCCAACGCGCCGAGGACATCGGCAGCATCATCAGCCTGATTCAAGACGTCTCTGATCAAACCAATTTGCTGGCGCTCAACGCCGCCATCGAAGCCGCCCGGGCGGGTGATCAAGGCCGTGGTTTCGCTGTGGTCGCCGATGAGGTGCGCACGCTGGCCAAACGCACCAACGAAGCCACCAGCGAGATCTCCACCTTAGTCGGGCAGATTCAAGAAGAAACCAGCAAAGCTCGGATCAAAATCGACAAAGTCAGCCAGCGTTCCGACACCTTCCAGAGCGAAGGTCAAAATGCGGTGGGCAACATAGGCAAGCTGATCAATATTTCGCAAAACATCGAAGGCGTGGTGGCCTCCGGTGCGCTGCGCAGTTTTATCGAGACAGTCAAACTCGACCACCTGATCTTTAAATTTGGCATCTATCGCGTCTTTATGGGCATCGCTTCAACCCATTCCCATGAGTTGACCAACCACACCGGCTGTCGTCTTGGGCGCTGGTATTACGAAGGCGATGGTGCAGAATCCTTCAGCCATCTGCCCGGTTACAAAGAGATAGAACAACCTCACCAAGAGATGCACCACTGGGGTTCAATGGCCATCGACTCATTCCATCGTAGCGAGAGTGAATCCGGTCTAAAAGCGTTGGGAGAGATGGAAAAAGCCAGCACCACACTGATCCAACAACTGGAACGAGTGGCTGCCAGTGGTGAAATGGATCCAAAACTGCTCCTACCAAAAAACAACGATGATGAATTCAACGAAGAGATAACGTCGTATGGGTAG